DNA from Granulicella cerasi:
CCGGCAGGGATCGCCGTGAAGAAGAGCGCCACCGCTACGACGAGCGGGCGCGGAAACTTGCGGCCAATCGTTCCGTTGAGCAGGAAGCCCAGGAACGGAAGCAGCGGAATGTACCAGAGGAGATTCGGATTCATCGGTATCGGTCGCTATCCTTGCTAGTTCTTCATCAGGTCGACCTGATCGATCGAGAGCGTTTGGCGCGCACGGAAGAGCGCGATGATGATGGCGAGACCCACGGCAGCTTCTGCCGCAGCGACGACCATCACGAAGAAAACGAAGATTTGTCCGCTCACCTGGTGCCACATGTGGCTGAAGGCGACAAACGTGAGATTCACGGCGTTCAACATCAGCTCAATCGACATGAAGACGGAGATGACGTTGCGCTTGACGAGGAACGACGCCATGCCGATGGTGAAGAGGATGGCCGCGAGGATTAGGTAGTAGGAAACAGGAACCATCTGCCTAAAGCTCCTTTCGCGCGAGCACAACGGCTCCGAGGATGGCGACGAGCACCAGGATCGAGGTGACTTCGAACGGCAGCAGCAGTGACGTAAAGAGCTGATGCGAAATCTCGGTGATGTTCGAGATGACGCCCGAGAGCGCTGCACCTGCATGAACGTAGCCGAGGTTCTTCTTCTCGCGTAGGAAGAGGAAGGTCAGCAGGCAGAGCACCGCGGCTGCGCCCGGGAACCCGGCGATGGCGGCAACTCGAGAGCCTTCCGTCTGTTCTTCCTCACCCGCATTCAGCAGCATGATGACGAAGACGAACAGCACCATGACGGCGCCGGAGTAGACGACGACCTGCGCTGCGGCGAGGAACTCTGCGCCCAGCGAGAAGTACAGGACGGCGAGCGACATCATCACCACCACGAGCGAGAGCGCCGAGTTGATCGGGTGCTTCTGCGCCAGCATGTTGATGGCTGCGACGACCGCCAGCAGTCCGAAGATTGTGAACAGTGCAAGTTGCATTGTGGGCTTTGCTGCTCTTTTCTTGTTCTGTTACTGCCGATTCTAAACTTTGCTGTGGAGGGCCATTGCCAGAGCGGTGGCCAGGATGTTGAGCATCGCGATGGGGAGCAGGAACTTCCAGCCGAAGCTCATGAGCTGGTCGTAACGGAAGCGCGGAACCGTAGCGCGCACCCAGATGTACAGCATGATGAAGAAGATGACCTTCGCCACAAACCAGAGGCAGGGGAGAAGGAAGTTGAAAACCGCGTTATTCAGGACATGATCGAAAACATGGCCGAAGGGCGAACCCGAACCACCGAGGAACATGACCGAAGCCACGCAAGCCACGGTGATCATGTTCGCGTACTCTGCCATGAAGAACATGGCGAACTTCATCGACGAATACTCGGTGTGGTAACCGGCGACGAGTTCCGACTCCGCTTCGGGAAGATCGAACGGAGCGCGATTCGTTTCGGCGTAGGCGCTCATCATGTAGATGAAGAACGCAATGATCTGGAAGCCGCCGAGGATGTTCCAGCTCAGCGCGCCGTGTGCCGACTGCGAGTCGACGATGTCGCGAAGGCGCAGCGAACCAGCGCGGAGCACCACGCCGACCAGTGAAAGCCCCAGAGCGAGTTCATAGCTGATGAGCTGTGCCGACGCGCGGAGCGAGCCGAAAAGCGAGTACTTGTTGTTCGAGCTCCATCCGGAGAGCGCGATGCCATAGACACCAACCGAAGTGATGCCGAGGATGATCAGCAGGCCAATGTTGACGTCGGCAATCTGGCCGATGTCGATGGTCACGCCGTTGACGGTGATCGGGGTCGGTGCGCCGAAGGGCACCATGGCGATCGACATGAGCGCGCAGCCGAGAGCGATGAGCGGAGCCAGCACAAAGAGCGGACGCTCGACGGCAAGCGGCATCATGTCTTCCTTCAGGAAGAGCTTGATGCCGTCAGCGAGCGGCTGCAGCAGGCCGAATGGGCCGACGCGCGACGGTCCCCAGCGGTTCTGCATGCGGCCGAGCAGCTTGCGCTCCAGCAGCACCGTGTAGGCGACTGCCGTGAGCGTGATCACCAGCACCACCACAATCTTCAGTAGTGAGAGCAGGAGAAACGTAATGAGTGGCGAAAGATGCATTCTCTAAGTCTCTTTGCAGTTAGTCGGCGCTCGCCAGGTGATCGGCCACTTCGCGGGCCTCGTGGCGCTGCACTTCGTTGAGCATCGGCGAGTAGGCCGTGAGCGAACCGGAAGTGAAGAGCGTATCGGATGCGGGCAGCACGAGGTCCTTGCGGGACACGGCGGTCTGGATCTGCACAAGACCCGATGATGCCGGAGCGATGTGCTGATCGTTGCCCGAGAGCAGTTGGAGACGAAGAAGCTTGTCGTAGCCGGGCAC
Protein-coding regions in this window:
- the nuoK gene encoding NADH-quinone oxidoreductase subunit NuoK → MVPVSYYLILAAILFTIGMASFLVKRNVISVFMSIELMLNAVNLTFVAFSHMWHQVSGQIFVFFVMVVAAAEAAVGLAIIIALFRARQTLSIDQVDLMKN
- a CDS encoding NADH-quinone oxidoreductase subunit J, with product MQLALFTIFGLLAVVAAINMLAQKHPINSALSLVVVMMSLAVLYFSLGAEFLAAAQVVVYSGAVMVLFVFVIMLLNAGEEEQTEGSRVAAIAGFPGAAAVLCLLTFLFLREKKNLGYVHAGAALSGVISNITEISHQLFTSLLLPFEVTSILVLVAILGAVVLARKEL
- the nuoH gene encoding NADH-quinone oxidoreductase subunit NuoH, which translates into the protein MHLSPLITFLLLSLLKIVVVLVITLTAVAYTVLLERKLLGRMQNRWGPSRVGPFGLLQPLADGIKLFLKEDMMPLAVERPLFVLAPLIALGCALMSIAMVPFGAPTPITVNGVTIDIGQIADVNIGLLIILGITSVGVYGIALSGWSSNNKYSLFGSLRASAQLISYELALGLSLVGVVLRAGSLRLRDIVDSQSAHGALSWNILGGFQIIAFFIYMMSAYAETNRAPFDLPEAESELVAGYHTEYSSMKFAMFFMAEYANMITVACVASVMFLGGSGSPFGHVFDHVLNNAVFNFLLPCLWFVAKVIFFIMLYIWVRATVPRFRYDQLMSFGWKFLLPIAMLNILATALAMALHSKV